One genomic region from Kamptonema formosum PCC 6407 encodes:
- a CDS encoding 7-carboxy-7-deazaguanine synthase QueE, giving the protein MLESNLHIKLPIHETFQSTVQGEGYWSGTLVDFIRLAGCPVHCPWCDTGYSEGGKDLPNVQRSIVELLTELKSPRVVISGGEPFIHKNLPLLVESLLEVGKQVSIETSGSHWQEVAGETWITLSPKEHVNPKYPVQEKFWSRANEIKLVISTGEEVNFYRDGLVSNPNIPVFLQPEWSDRFRAIPIILQLLQQNPGYRLSLQTHKLIGVQ; this is encoded by the coding sequence ATGCTAGAGTCAAATTTACACATAAAATTACCGATTCATGAAACTTTTCAGAGTACCGTCCAAGGTGAGGGTTACTGGAGTGGCACTTTAGTTGATTTTATCCGATTAGCAGGCTGTCCTGTTCATTGCCCTTGGTGTGACACTGGTTATAGCGAGGGAGGCAAAGACTTACCTAATGTACAGCGTTCAATTGTAGAATTGTTGACAGAATTGAAGTCTCCGAGAGTTGTAATTAGTGGCGGAGAACCCTTCATTCATAAAAATTTACCTCTCCTAGTTGAAAGCTTATTAGAAGTTGGTAAACAGGTAAGTATTGAAACATCAGGCTCTCACTGGCAGGAAGTTGCGGGAGAAACTTGGATTACTCTGTCTCCAAAAGAGCACGTTAATCCTAAATACCCTGTGCAAGAAAAGTTCTGGAGTAGAGCGAATGAAATCAAGTTAGTTATTAGCACGGGTGAGGAAGTTAATTTTTATAGAGACGGCTTGGTTTCTAACCCGAATATCCCTGTTTTTTTACAGCCGGAATGGAGCGATCGCTTTCGTGCAATTCCAATAATATTGCAATTGCTTCAGCAAAATCCGGGCTACAGATTATCTTTACAAACTCATAAACTCATTGGCGTACAGTAG
- a CDS encoding class I SAM-dependent methyltransferase, with amino-acid sequence MSKQTLGLDNPLYDYLLSVSLREPDILASLREETAKHSRAMMQISPEQGQFMGLLVQLMGATKTLEIGVFTGYSSLSVALSLPGNGQIVACDISEEYTAIARRYWQAAGVANKISLQLGPAVKTLDKLLSAGQGGTFDFAFIDADKENYDAYYERSLQLIRTGGLIAIDNVLWGGQVVNSEVQDKDTLAIRAFNEKLRHDPRVTLSLVPIADGLTLALKRRWAPLMEAES; translated from the coding sequence ATGTCAAAGCAGACTCTCGGCCTCGACAACCCGCTTTATGATTATCTATTGTCCGTTTCTCTGCGGGAGCCGGATATTCTCGCCTCACTCCGAGAAGAAACGGCCAAGCATTCCAGAGCAATGATGCAGATATCGCCAGAACAAGGTCAGTTTATGGGGCTGCTCGTCCAACTCATGGGGGCGACGAAAACTCTGGAAATCGGGGTTTTCACCGGCTATAGCTCACTTAGTGTAGCTCTATCACTTCCTGGTAACGGCCAGATAGTTGCTTGTGATATAAGTGAGGAATACACTGCGATCGCGCGTCGCTATTGGCAAGCCGCTGGAGTAGCTAACAAAATCTCTTTGCAACTAGGGCCCGCCGTCAAAACCCTGGATAAGCTGTTATCCGCTGGACAGGGAGGAACTTTTGATTTTGCCTTCATCGACGCTGATAAAGAAAATTATGACGCATACTACGAGCGATCGCTCCAACTGATTCGCACTGGCGGCTTAATAGCAATTGATAATGTTCTCTGGGGAGGACAGGTTGTTAACTCCGAGGTGCAAGATAAAGATACTCTCGCCATTCGTGCTTTCAATGAAAAGCTGCGCCACGATCCCAGAGTTACTCTTAGTCTTGTACCGATCGCAGACGGACTTACTCTCGCACTGAAACGTCGCTGGGCTCCACTCATGGAAGCGGAATCATAA
- a CDS encoding folate/biopterin family MFS transporter has translation MLSSSSGRIKLKDFLKEKIFFGNEPTPELIALLLIYFVQGILGLARLAVSFFLKDQLGMSPVEVSAMLGVTALPWVIKPLFGFMSDGLPIFGYRRRPYIILSGLLGTSAWIALATIVHSPWAATATIAFSSLSVAVSDVIADSLVVERARKESAKEAGSLQSLSSAATAIGGLITAYLSGFLLERFSSQTIFLITASFPLIVSAAAWLIIEERVSDRFNFNIVKQQFTQLRQTITQKSIWLPTAFIFLWQATPSADSALFFFTTNELGFQPEFLGRLHLVTSFASLAGVWLFQRFFRSIPFRVMFGWSIVLSTTLGMTTLLLITHTNRSLGIDDRWFSLGDGLILTVIGKIAFMPILVLCARLCPKGVEASLFALLISISNVGFLLSYESGALLMHWLGITETNFDKLWLLATIANLSTLLPLPFLGWLPSTNLDTEPEEGYHSSIPLLQPEMASSKIVGQHFMPEFLPDLVPTIQDKFTAEDPK, from the coding sequence ATGTTGAGTTCCTCTTCTGGCAGAATCAAACTCAAAGATTTTTTGAAAGAAAAAATATTCTTTGGGAATGAGCCAACACCTGAACTTATTGCCCTATTACTCATCTACTTCGTCCAAGGCATCTTAGGACTAGCACGCCTAGCGGTTAGTTTCTTTCTCAAAGATCAACTCGGCATGAGTCCCGTTGAAGTATCGGCAATGCTGGGTGTAACCGCCTTACCTTGGGTGATCAAGCCCTTATTCGGCTTCATGTCCGACGGGCTGCCGATTTTCGGCTACCGCCGCCGCCCTTATATCATTTTATCAGGGCTGTTAGGCACATCGGCTTGGATCGCCTTAGCAACAATTGTTCACAGTCCTTGGGCAGCTACAGCAACGATCGCTTTTAGTTCTTTATCTGTAGCAGTCAGCGACGTAATCGCAGACTCCCTAGTTGTAGAAAGAGCAAGGAAAGAATCGGCTAAAGAGGCGGGTTCCTTACAATCCCTAAGTTCGGCAGCCACAGCCATTGGTGGGCTAATTACAGCCTACCTTAGTGGTTTCCTCCTCGAACGGTTTAGCAGCCAAACAATATTTTTAATCACTGCTTCCTTTCCCCTAATCGTCTCAGCCGCAGCATGGTTAATTATCGAAGAACGAGTAAGCGATCGCTTCAACTTCAACATAGTTAAACAGCAATTCACCCAACTGCGCCAAACTATCACCCAAAAATCTATCTGGTTGCCTACCGCCTTCATCTTCCTCTGGCAAGCCACCCCAAGTGCAGATTCAGCCCTCTTCTTCTTCACCACCAATGAATTAGGCTTTCAACCCGAATTTCTAGGTCGCCTGCACCTAGTTACAAGCTTTGCCTCCCTCGCAGGTGTCTGGCTGTTTCAACGCTTCTTCAGATCTATCCCATTTCGCGTCATGTTTGGCTGGTCGATCGTCCTCTCAACTACCCTGGGCATGACAACTTTGCTGCTAATTACTCACACTAACCGCAGTTTAGGCATAGACGATCGCTGGTTCAGCTTGGGAGACGGACTAATTTTAACAGTCATCGGAAAAATTGCATTCATGCCGATCCTAGTGCTCTGCGCTCGACTGTGCCCAAAGGGAGTAGAAGCTAGCTTATTTGCTCTACTAATATCAATAAGTAACGTCGGATTTCTCCTTTCCTACGAGTCTGGTGCATTGCTAATGCACTGGCTCGGAATTACCGAAACTAACTTTGATAAACTCTGGCTCTTAGCCACGATCGCCAACCTCTCAACCCTTCTGCCTTTACCATTTTTAGGCTGGCTACCCTCCACCAATCTCGATACAGAACCCGAAGAAGGATACCATTCTTCTATTCCTCTTTTACAACCAGAAATGGCTAGTTCTAAAATTGTAGGACAGCATTTTATGCCGGAATTTCTGCCAGATTTAGTACCAACAATTCAAGACAAATTTACGGCTGAAGATCCTAAATAA
- a CDS encoding carotenoid oxygenase family protein translates to MQKLEIHQPVSYDRKDWQRGYESQTQEYNYWIDDVEGEIPSDLQGTFFRNGPGLLDINGQKIHHPFDGDGMVCAIAFANGRAHFCNKFVRTEGYLAEQEAGKILYRGVFGTQKPGGLATNIFDLKIKNIANTNIIYWGGKLLALWEAAAPYRLDPYTLETLGLEYLDGILKPDEPFSAHPRIESRGGKGKRLVNFSVKPGLSSTITIYELDADGKLLHRHSHVIPGFAFLHDMAITPNYCIFFQNPVAFNPLPFALGLKGAAECIKFDPKRRTQVILIPRNPNQGEIKFLEAETCFAFHHANAWEEAGEIFVDSVCYESFPDVEPGKDFREVNFDSIPAGELWRFRLNLQEETVQHEVIERRCCEFPVLHPDRVGQSYRYLYIGGAEAESGNAPLQVILKIDLTKNERQIWSAAPRGFVGEPVFVPRNSFESEDDGWLLILMYDAANHRSDVVILDALDITKGPVARLHLKHHVPYGLHGSFTSI, encoded by the coding sequence ATGCAGAAACTAGAAATTCATCAACCCGTATCCTACGATCGCAAAGACTGGCAGCGCGGCTATGAATCCCAAACCCAGGAATATAACTACTGGATCGACGATGTAGAGGGTGAAATTCCCTCAGATTTGCAAGGAACTTTTTTCCGCAACGGCCCCGGTTTACTGGATATTAACGGGCAAAAAATTCACCATCCTTTTGATGGCGATGGCATGGTTTGCGCGATCGCCTTTGCCAATGGTCGCGCTCACTTTTGTAATAAGTTTGTCCGCACGGAAGGTTATCTCGCCGAACAAGAAGCAGGTAAAATCCTCTATCGTGGCGTTTTTGGAACTCAGAAACCGGGGGGATTGGCGACGAATATTTTTGACTTAAAAATCAAAAATATTGCTAACACTAACATTATTTACTGGGGCGGCAAACTTTTGGCACTATGGGAAGCAGCAGCACCCTACCGACTCGATCCCTATACTTTAGAAACTTTAGGATTAGAGTACCTGGACGGGATATTAAAGCCTGATGAACCGTTTTCAGCTCATCCTAGAATTGAAAGCAGAGGCGGAAAAGGTAAGAGATTGGTCAACTTTTCTGTCAAGCCTGGACTATCTAGTACCATTACTATTTATGAACTAGATGCTGATGGGAAACTCTTACATCGCCACAGTCATGTAATCCCAGGTTTTGCGTTTTTGCATGATATGGCAATTACGCCTAATTATTGCATCTTCTTCCAAAATCCTGTAGCGTTTAATCCTTTGCCTTTCGCTTTGGGATTAAAAGGTGCGGCGGAGTGCATTAAATTCGATCCGAAGCGCCGAACACAAGTAATTTTAATTCCCCGCAACCCAAATCAAGGGGAAATAAAATTCTTAGAAGCTGAGACTTGTTTTGCCTTTCACCACGCTAATGCTTGGGAAGAAGCAGGGGAAATCTTTGTTGATTCTGTTTGCTATGAATCTTTCCCAGATGTGGAACCGGGAAAAGATTTTCGGGAAGTCAATTTTGATAGCATTCCGGCGGGAGAGTTGTGGCGTTTTCGGCTGAATTTACAAGAGGAAACAGTTCAACATGAAGTAATTGAGCGCCGATGTTGCGAGTTTCCAGTTTTGCATCCCGATCGTGTTGGTCAGTCTTATCGATATCTTTATATAGGAGGTGCTGAGGCTGAATCTGGGAATGCTCCTTTGCAGGTAATTTTAAAGATTGATTTGACTAAGAATGAGCGTCAAATTTGGAGTGCTGCACCGAGAGGTTTTGTGGGAGAACCTGTTTTTGTGCCTCGCAATTCTTTTGAGAGTGAGGATGATGGATGGTTGCTAATATTAATGTATGATGCGGCTAATCATCGGTCTGATGTGGTAATTTTGGATGCTCTTGATATTACTAAGGGGCCTGTGGCGAGGTTGCATTTGAAGCATCATGTTCCCTATGGTTTGCATGGTAGTTTTACATCAATATAA
- a CDS encoding 16S rRNA (uracil(1498)-N(3))-methyltransferase — protein sequence MAQLQRLAIAPSQLQDRQIILTAQQQHYLYRVLRLREGDRFLAMDGRGHCWLAELAAIDAVAVIQEEVFIKSELNVDVTLMAALPKGNGFDDVVRQAVELGVYCIIPVVSDRTLLKPSSQKIERWQRIAAEAAEQSERQIVPVMLEPVSFAVGVENCDRKYKYICVARGDSRHLLDCLLDNKIEKEESPITNHQSPIINSQLPITNYQLPITNHQSQITNYPSIVIATGPEGGWTEKEVTTAIQFSFQPVSLGSRILRAVTAPIVALSIIAGVLDIRSGITHVK from the coding sequence ATGGCCCAATTACAACGATTAGCGATCGCTCCTTCTCAACTCCAAGATCGACAAATAATCCTGACTGCACAGCAGCAGCATTATTTGTATCGAGTTTTGCGGTTGAGAGAGGGCGATCGCTTTTTGGCGATGGACGGGCGGGGGCATTGCTGGCTGGCTGAGTTGGCCGCAATAGATGCAGTTGCCGTTATACAAGAGGAAGTTTTTATTAAAAGTGAGCTGAATGTAGATGTTACCCTGATGGCGGCTTTGCCCAAGGGAAATGGCTTTGATGATGTTGTGAGGCAGGCGGTAGAGTTGGGGGTATATTGTATAATACCTGTAGTTAGCGATCGCACCTTACTCAAGCCGAGTTCTCAGAAGATTGAGCGGTGGCAGCGGATTGCGGCTGAGGCGGCCGAGCAGTCAGAACGGCAAATTGTACCTGTAATGTTAGAGCCCGTTTCCTTTGCTGTTGGGGTAGAAAATTGCGATCGAAAGTATAAATATATTTGTGTTGCTCGCGGCGATTCACGGCATTTATTAGATTGCTTATTAGATAATAAAATAGAAAAGGAAGAATCACCAATCACCAATCACCAATCACCAATTATCAATTCCCAATTACCAATTACCAATTACCAATTACCAATCACCAATCACCAATCACAAATTACTAATTACCCATCGATTGTAATCGCTACAGGGCCAGAGGGGGGATGGACGGAGAAGGAGGTAACAACTGCGATCCAGTTTAGTTTTCAACCTGTGTCTTTGGGGAGTAGAATTCTGAGAGCGGTGACAGCACCGATTGTTGCATTATCAATAATTGCCGGGGTATTAGATATTCGATCGGGAATTACGCACGTTAAGTAA